The Candidatus Limnocylindrales bacterium genome contains a region encoding:
- a CDS encoding DUF3500 domain-containing protein, producing the protein MNRVHQILFLNRKTLGFSIGLIAIVFGALGMTAPKSDMPRHEDMVTAAQKFLEALGPGLGARAVFPFESEERFKWHFVPNEMFKRSGVSIKEMTYDQRKAAHALLRSALSSQGYLKATSIMQLEAVLREIEDRAGTRRFDRDPELYWFRIFGTPSNDSPWGWSVSGHHLSLNFSSVTNELTATTPLFTGSNPAHVLEGPYTGLRILAAEEDLARALLASLDESQRAKAILSPTAPKDILTENARRLNLEAPTGLPVSEMNENQRSLLMRLIAEYIQNLRRDLAHAKLEKIKKAGIEKIYFAWAGSTEPGKEHYYRVQGPNLLIEYDNTQNNANHIHAVLRDPEDDFGEDLLRKHYAESEHHKKNQ; encoded by the coding sequence ATGAATCGGGTTCATCAAATCCTTTTTTTAAATAGAAAGACCTTAGGGTTTTCCATAGGCCTGATAGCTATTGTTTTTGGGGCTTTGGGAATGACGGCTCCTAAAAGCGATATGCCCAGGCATGAAGACATGGTAACGGCTGCCCAAAAATTCTTGGAAGCATTAGGTCCTGGACTGGGAGCCAGGGCTGTTTTCCCCTTTGAGAGCGAAGAGAGGTTCAAGTGGCATTTTGTTCCCAATGAAATGTTTAAAAGAAGTGGTGTAAGTATCAAGGAAATGACCTATGATCAGCGAAAGGCCGCCCATGCCTTACTTCGGAGTGCTCTTAGTTCCCAGGGATACCTTAAAGCCACCAGTATTATGCAATTGGAAGCCGTTCTCCGAGAGATTGAAGATAGAGCGGGAACTCGAAGATTCGATCGGGATCCCGAGCTTTACTGGTTTAGGATCTTCGGAACCCCTTCCAATGATTCACCCTGGGGATGGAGCGTGAGCGGGCATCACCTTTCCCTTAATTTTTCTTCGGTTACCAACGAACTGACGGCGACCACCCCCCTGTTTACAGGTTCAAATCCGGCCCATGTTCTGGAGGGTCCCTATACAGGATTACGTATCCTGGCAGCAGAAGAAGATCTTGCCCGTGCACTTCTTGCCAGTTTAGATGAAAGTCAGCGTGCCAAAGCCATTCTTTCTCCAACTGCCCCCAAAGATATTCTTACAGAAAATGCCCGAAGACTCAATCTGGAAGCACCAACAGGACTCCCCGTCTCTGAGATGAATGAAAATCAGCGGAGTCTGCTCATGCGCCTGATCGCGGAATATATTCAAAACCTGCGGCGGGACCTGGCCCATGCTAAGCTTGAGAAGATCAAAAAGGCAGGAATTGAGAAAATTTATTTTGCCTGGGCCGGGAGTACGGAACCGGGTAAAGAACATTATTATCGTGTCCAGGGGCCGAACTTACTGATCGAATACGATAATACCCAAAATAATGCCAACCACATCCATGCCGTTTTAAGGGACCCTGAAGATGACTTCGGAGAGGATCTACTTCGCAAGCACTATGCAGAAAGCGAACATCATAAGAAAAATCAATAA
- the aceB gene encoding malate synthase A: MGNLKVPEGMQITGKITPEFEQILTSEALNFITSLEREFGERRRALLQKRVERQAEIDAGQMPDFLAATENIRKGSWKVAPIPADLQKRWVEITGPTDRKMMINAFNCGADIFMADLEDANSPTWQNMVEGQINLRDAVERKLEFTSPEGKSYKLNEQIATLLVRPRGWHLHEKHVLIDGKPMSGSLFDFGLYFFHNARKLVEKGTGPYFYLPKLESHLEARLWNDVFEMAQDTLGIPRGTIKATVLIETILAAFEMDEILYELRDHIAGLNAGRWDYLFSIIKKFRNRSDLNLPDRAQITMTVPFMRAYTELLVKTCHHRGAHAIGGMAAFIPSRKDPKVNEVALAKVREDKERESRDGFDGTWIAHPDLVPVAREVFEKALQGKPHQKERLREEVQVSAKDLRTFVVPGGQITEGGVRNNISVALQYIESWLRGIGAVAIFNLMEDAATAEISRSQLWQWVHNPHAVLDDGRKVTVDLYRAWLPEELEKIKSLFGEARYRTGKFDLARQILDKLVLERDFIQFLTLLAYDYLD, encoded by the coding sequence ATGGGAAATTTAAAAGTTCCAGAAGGAATGCAGATAACGGGTAAGATTACCCCAGAATTTGAACAAATATTAACTTCCGAAGCCCTAAACTTTATAACCAGCTTGGAACGGGAGTTTGGAGAACGTCGCCGGGCCCTTCTACAAAAGCGAGTTGAAAGGCAGGCCGAGATCGATGCCGGTCAGATGCCTGATTTTTTAGCTGCCACCGAAAATATTCGGAAGGGTTCCTGGAAGGTGGCCCCTATTCCAGCGGATTTACAGAAACGGTGGGTTGAAATTACGGGACCTACCGATCGAAAAATGATGATCAATGCCTTTAACTGTGGTGCCGATATATTTATGGCAGACCTGGAGGACGCCAATTCACCGACCTGGCAAAACATGGTAGAGGGACAAATCAACCTGCGGGATGCTGTTGAGAGGAAGCTGGAATTTACCAGCCCGGAAGGAAAAAGTTATAAACTCAACGAACAGATCGCAACCCTGTTGGTACGTCCAAGGGGCTGGCATCTCCATGAAAAGCATGTTTTGATCGATGGTAAACCCATGTCCGGTTCACTCTTCGATTTTGGCCTCTACTTCTTCCATAATGCTCGAAAACTGGTAGAAAAAGGAACCGGACCTTACTTTTATCTCCCCAAGTTGGAAAGCCATCTGGAGGCCCGACTCTGGAATGATGTCTTTGAAATGGCTCAGGACACACTGGGTATTCCCCGGGGTACCATTAAAGCCACGGTACTTATTGAAACGATTCTGGCGGCTTTTGAAATGGATGAGATTCTCTATGAACTCCGGGATCACATCGCAGGACTCAATGCGGGACGTTGGGATTACCTGTTCAGCATCATTAAAAAGTTCCGGAACCGATCAGACCTTAATTTGCCGGATCGGGCTCAGATAACGATGACCGTACCATTTATGCGGGCCTATACAGAACTCCTTGTCAAAACCTGCCACCATCGCGGAGCCCACGCAATTGGAGGTATGGCTGCCTTCATTCCCAGCCGTAAAGATCCCAAGGTTAATGAAGTTGCTCTGGCCAAAGTTCGTGAGGATAAAGAGCGTGAATCCAGAGACGGTTTCGACGGTACCTGGATCGCACATCCCGATTTGGTTCCTGTGGCCCGGGAAGTGTTTGAAAAAGCTTTACAGGGTAAACCCCACCAGAAAGAGCGGCTAAGGGAAGAGGTCCAGGTCTCGGCAAAGGACCTGCGGACCTTTGTGGTACCTGGGGGTCAAATCACGGAAGGAGGGGTTCGTAATAATATTAGCGTTGCCTTACAGTATATTGAATCCTGGCTCCGAGGTATCGGTGCGGTGGCTATCTTTAATTTGATGGAAGATGCAGCGACTGCAGAAATTTCCAGATCTCAATTATGGCAGTGGGTCCATAATCCCCATGCTGTCCTCGATGATGGACGAAAGGTAACCGTTGACCTCTATCGCGCCTGGCTACCCGAGGAATTGGAGAAGATTAAATCCCTGTTCGGCGAAGCACGCTATCGTACAGGAAAATTCGACCTGGCTCGACAAATTCTGGATAAGCTGGTGCTGGAGAGAGATTTCATCCAGTTTTTAACTTTGCTTGCCTACGATTACCTGGATTAG
- a CDS encoding UbiD family decarboxylase: MSDHKILRCTRDFIELLKKENQLWILEDEVDPHLELAQIQREVCRRKGPAVLYTRVKGTPFPVVTNLYGSAQRLELAFGERPFRFIQRLAEMIHQLMPPTAKKLWATRNVWGQVLRIGLKNRRRGAVFENSIQPVDLMQLPQIKSWPEDGGAFITLPLVYTESPSTGKSNLGMYRMQMFDATHAGMHIQIHRGGGFHYHEAETSGNPLPVNVFIGGPPAMTLAAIAPLPEDIPELLFASLLMGQKLEVGRPDKAFGRIVWDSDFCLQGWIPPGKRRPEGPFGDHYGYYSLCHEYPYMEIKSIHYRKGAIYPATVVGRPPQEDHYIAEFLQELLAPLFPLVMPGVMKVWAYEESGVHSLAGAVVKNRYYKEAFTSALRILGEGQLSLTKFLLVTDQNVDPKNFKEFFTRILERADFRQDLFILSNISQDTLDYTGPRINEGSKAILLGLGEKKRTLPTQWRGTFKSPQFTHAEYFCPGVLCVTGTSFKHRPDLALDLVQEPAIQDFAMVFLLDDARAAVRSPEDFIWHVFTRFEPAADIYGRKVEVRFHLGIEGPVVVDCRLKPWYPKVLEEDPEVARRVQQKWGATLDTLCKQG, from the coding sequence GTGTCGGATCACAAAATACTTCGCTGCACCCGGGACTTTATAGAACTTCTTAAAAAAGAAAACCAACTATGGATTCTGGAAGATGAGGTGGACCCCCATCTGGAGTTGGCCCAGATCCAGCGTGAGGTTTGTCGAAGAAAAGGACCTGCGGTGCTCTATACCCGGGTTAAAGGAACCCCTTTTCCCGTTGTAACCAATCTATATGGTTCTGCTCAACGATTGGAATTGGCCTTTGGGGAACGGCCCTTTCGATTTATTCAAAGGCTGGCCGAGATGATTCACCAATTGATGCCACCTACGGCCAAGAAACTATGGGCTACACGAAATGTGTGGGGGCAGGTTTTGAGAATCGGTCTGAAAAACCGCCGACGAGGAGCCGTTTTTGAGAATTCTATCCAACCGGTGGATTTGATGCAACTCCCTCAGATTAAAAGCTGGCCCGAGGATGGAGGGGCTTTTATTACTCTGCCGCTGGTTTATACCGAAAGTCCTTCCACTGGAAAAAGTAATCTGGGGATGTATCGGATGCAAATGTTTGACGCGACCCATGCAGGTATGCATATTCAAATCCATCGTGGGGGTGGATTTCACTATCATGAAGCGGAAACCTCCGGTAATCCCCTGCCGGTTAATGTCTTCATAGGGGGACCCCCTGCCATGACCCTTGCGGCCATAGCCCCCTTACCGGAAGATATTCCCGAATTGCTCTTTGCTTCTTTATTAATGGGACAGAAATTGGAAGTAGGCAGACCGGATAAAGCCTTCGGGCGTATTGTCTGGGACAGTGACTTTTGCCTGCAAGGATGGATCCCCCCTGGGAAAAGACGACCTGAAGGACCTTTCGGCGATCACTATGGTTACTATTCCCTTTGCCATGAGTATCCTTACATGGAAATTAAATCGATCCATTATCGAAAGGGAGCCATTTATCCCGCTACCGTAGTCGGCAGACCTCCCCAGGAAGATCACTACATTGCAGAGTTTTTACAAGAACTTTTAGCTCCACTTTTTCCCTTAGTAATGCCCGGTGTGATGAAGGTTTGGGCTTATGAAGAGTCCGGGGTTCATTCTCTGGCCGGAGCAGTAGTCAAGAACCGCTACTATAAAGAGGCCTTTACCAGTGCCTTGCGAATCCTGGGGGAAGGTCAATTGTCCCTGACCAAATTTTTGCTGGTTACCGATCAAAATGTGGATCCCAAGAACTTTAAAGAATTCTTCACCCGGATCCTCGAAAGGGCCGATTTTCGACAAGATCTTTTTATTCTTTCCAACATATCTCAGGATACTTTGGATTATACAGGACCCAGGATTAATGAAGGAAGTAAAGCTATTTTATTGGGGCTTGGAGAAAAAAAACGGACTCTGCCAACCCAGTGGCGAGGGACCTTTAAAAGTCCACAATTCACCCATGCCGAATATTTCTGCCCCGGAGTCCTTTGTGTAACCGGAACCTCATTTAAACACCGCCCCGATCTGGCTCTTGATTTGGTTCAAGAGCCTGCCATTCAAGACTTTGCGATGGTTTTTCTATTAGACGATGCCCGGGCAGCCGTCCGATCTCCAGAAGACTTCATCTGGCATGTATTCACACGCTTTGAGCCAGCCGCAGATATTTACGGACGGAAAGTGGAAGTACGATTTCATCTGGGTATAGAAGGACCTGTGGTCGTTGATTGTCGACTCAAACCCTGGTATCCTAAAGTCTTAGAAGAAGACCCTGAAGTAGCCAGGCGGGTTCAACAAAAGTGGGGAGCCACTCTGGATACCCTATGCAAACAAGGGTAA
- the sppA gene encoding signal peptide peptidase SppA encodes MGYIRILWNLLKNFLMGLRILFFILFLVFIGVLYWEFFREPKVKPDTVLVINMEGSILDMPPMDPFTTRLAGEDIQTLQGILNNLKKATIDKRIIGILLNIKRFHAKFTTTQEIREALIKFKESGKKVFAYLEDIGMRSYFLVSPADKIYLSPSGETFLGGIRVEIPFYRKMLDKIGITPEFVYIGKYKTAPQSFIRDSMSEDHREVMNDLLDDFYNGYVEQIAAARGVPISRVKEWIDNGLYTAYESLLAGIVNELVYESQLDEKLRRELGLPEEADSQVEKEETVWEKWLTRWRITEKKTPLNKLNNTQYARVSVKAPGLHEEGEKVAIIYAQGIIVSGRSVNALGGSNQIGSDTLVKLIKNLVEDKKIKGILLRVDSSGGSSQASDIIWNSIQEARQKKPVVVSMADVAASGAYYISVPADCIVAYPLTITGSIGIFGGKFSTKGLYDLIGLNIETLQRGKNAGMFTSVRTFTEEERERFRHNVQAGYDEFISKVSQGRRMPLEVVDAVAQGRIWTGKRAVELGLIDRLGGIETAIEILKEKIGIPKEKDITLVAYPKIENPFQILLKRLRETRINTKLPDSILELQQELEELAALENEHFFAWWPYRIYLE; translated from the coding sequence ATGGGTTATATAAGGATCCTATGGAATCTGCTTAAAAATTTTTTAATGGGCTTAAGAATTCTTTTTTTTATTCTGTTCCTTGTCTTTATCGGGGTTTTATACTGGGAATTCTTTCGCGAACCCAAAGTAAAACCTGATACGGTATTGGTTATAAATATGGAAGGGAGTATTCTGGATATGCCTCCCATGGATCCCTTTACTACCAGGCTGGCCGGTGAAGATATTCAAACTCTTCAAGGGATTTTAAACAACCTTAAAAAAGCAACCATAGATAAAAGAATCATTGGGATTCTTTTGAATATCAAACGCTTTCATGCAAAGTTTACAACCACCCAGGAAATACGAGAGGCCCTTATAAAGTTCAAGGAATCCGGGAAAAAGGTATTTGCTTACTTAGAGGATATCGGGATGCGGTCGTATTTCCTGGTCAGTCCCGCAGATAAAATTTATCTGTCCCCTTCTGGAGAGACCTTTTTAGGTGGTATACGGGTAGAGATTCCCTTTTACAGAAAAATGTTGGATAAAATAGGTATTACCCCTGAGTTTGTCTACATCGGCAAATACAAAACGGCTCCCCAAAGTTTTATAAGGGATAGCATGTCTGAAGATCATCGGGAAGTCATGAATGATCTTTTAGACGATTTTTACAATGGGTATGTTGAACAAATAGCAGCGGCCCGTGGGGTTCCTATCAGTCGGGTAAAGGAATGGATCGATAATGGCCTTTACACAGCCTATGAATCCCTGCTTGCAGGGATAGTTAACGAGTTGGTTTATGAGAGCCAACTCGATGAAAAGTTGAGAAGGGAACTGGGGCTTCCCGAAGAAGCCGATTCTCAAGTTGAGAAGGAAGAAACTGTTTGGGAGAAATGGCTGACCCGATGGCGCATCACCGAAAAGAAAACCCCTTTAAATAAACTGAACAATACCCAATATGCCCGTGTTTCTGTTAAAGCTCCGGGATTGCATGAAGAAGGGGAAAAAGTAGCCATTATTTATGCCCAGGGAATTATTGTATCTGGAAGAAGTGTAAATGCTCTGGGAGGCTCTAATCAGATCGGTTCAGACACCCTGGTTAAACTAATTAAAAACCTTGTTGAAGATAAAAAGATCAAGGGTATTCTTCTCCGGGTGGATAGCAGCGGTGGAAGTTCTCAGGCCTCGGATATTATCTGGAACAGTATTCAAGAAGCCCGACAAAAAAAGCCGGTCGTTGTCTCTATGGCGGATGTAGCAGCTTCCGGTGCCTACTATATTTCGGTTCCCGCCGATTGTATTGTAGCTTATCCTTTAACCATTACCGGTTCTATTGGAATTTTTGGTGGAAAGTTCAGCACGAAAGGGCTATACGATCTGATCGGGTTGAATATCGAGACCCTCCAGCGAGGTAAAAACGCAGGCATGTTTACCTCGGTTCGTACCTTTACAGAGGAAGAACGGGAAAGATTTCGGCACAATGTTCAGGCCGGTTATGATGAGTTTATCAGCAAAGTCTCCCAGGGAAGAAGGATGCCGTTGGAAGTAGTGGATGCTGTGGCACAGGGTCGGATCTGGACGGGAAAGCGTGCGGTAGAGTTGGGACTGATAGACCGATTAGGCGGTATAGAGACGGCCATTGAAATTTTAAAGGAGAAAATAGGTATTCCTAAGGAAAAGGATATTACGCTGGTAGCCTATCCTAAAATAGAAAATCCGTTCCAGATTTTACTTAAGAGATTGAGGGAAACCCGTATAAATACAAAACTGCCCGATAGTATTTTGGAACTTCAACAGGAGCTTGAAGAACTGGCCGCCCTGGAAAACGAGCATTTCTTTGCATGGTGGCCTTATCGGATTTACCTGGAGTAA